A single genomic interval of Xiphophorus couchianus chromosome 2, X_couchianus-1.0, whole genome shotgun sequence harbors:
- the LOC114137205 gene encoding rac GTPase-activating protein 1, with product MDARLQMEELLALVLQRIHMEESSMAVERECLSVVQNLEAVRRSWQRAEAELKRFKELLVKSDVAKAALEIQLKHARNQVDVEMRKRHKVEADYQHLERQMQLMCDILVQDGKFNVSLNDDQKNLLAKLNQQGANATLRHSTKSRLSVIDESSFLSHSDISYDRTEDYVDLDTTLIKPLRSRARERRRSSMGQPVGGPVAKWSRIGNVSAEIQERRTVEKEVETIVKASVATPDAGRQNHVVLGIAQVCPDDPARSASQEGAVSFRAAGGRDQTSLWSSSNEKSVELNAPVEDRNVPVLQKSLRHEFLSKTVIRPETCTPCGKRIRFGKMAVKCRNCRLVAHPECKQNFPNSCSSSSGVTGGGPLKNSLEAFAPLTHPRVPQVILDCVAEIERRGLHERGLYRVPGGERPVRNLRDRILQGKPSLMLSKVQDIHVVCGVLKDFLRRLREPLVTFRLHRIFMEASELDEDNGSAVLYRAVSELPKANRDTLAFLMIHLHKVMRSPQCQMDQNNLARVFGPTIVGHSIAEPSPTTIMKDTTIQPKVVYCLLSIPENYWRQVLTVGTDQNPSPSSSSRLFQPLTSPELKSIYRMTSPGSVRETIGNPGNNFSTTDGVEPGRKFFTSPY from the exons ATGGACGCTCGACTCCAGATGGAGGAGcttctggctctggttctgcagCGGATCCACATGGAGGAGAGCAGCATGGCTGTGGAGCGAG AATGCCTGAGCGTGGTGCAGAACCTGGAGGCGGTGAGGCGGAGCTGGCAGCGGGCGGAGGCAGAGCTGAAGCGCTTCAAGGAGCTGCTGGTGAAGTCGGACGTGGCCAAAGCAGCTCTGGAGATCCAACTGAAACACGCCCGGAACCAGGTGGACGTGGAGATGAGGAAGCGGCACAAGGTGGAGGCCGACTACCAGCACCTG GAGAGGCAGATGCAGCTCATGTGTGACATCCTGGTCCAAGACGGAAAGTTCAACGTTTCTCTGAACGACGACCAGAAAAACCTCTTAGCAAAACTCAACCAGCAAGGAGCCAACGCCACACTGCGCCACAGCACCAAGAG CAGGTTGTCTGTCATCGACGAGTCGTCCTTCCTATCCCACTCCGACATCAGCTACGACCGCACCGAAGACTATGTG GACCTGGACACCACGCTGATCAAACCTCTGAGGTCTCGAGCCCGAGAGCGGAGG CGCTCCTCTATGGGTCAGCCGGTCGGAGGTCCAGTGGCGAAGTGGAGCAGAATTGGGAATGTGTCTGCAGAGATCCAGGAGAGGAGAACAGTTGAGAAG GAAGTGGAAACAATCGTGAAGGCATCCGTGGCGACTCCAGATGCAGGCAGACAGAACCACGTGGTTCTGGGAATCGCACAGGTTTGTCCCGATGACCCGGCTCGCTCCGCCTCCCAGGAGGGGGCCGTCTCCTTTCGGGCCGCAGGAGGAAGAG ATCAAACGTCTTTGTGGAGCTCCAGCAATGAGAAATCGGTGGAGCTTAATGCTCCTGTGGAGGACAGAAACGTTCCGGTTCTTCAAAAATCCTTGAGACACGAGTTTCTGTCTAAAACG GTGATCCGACCAGAGACCTGCACGCCATGTGGGAAGAGGATTCGCTTTGGGAAAATGGCTGTAAAATGCAGGAACTGTCGGCTTGTTGCTCATCCAGAGTGCAAACAGAATTTCCCCAACAGCTGCTCGTCCTCCAGCGGAGTGACAGGAGGTGGACCTCTTAAG aaCTCTCTGGAAGCTTTTGCTCCTTTGACCCATCCCAGAGTTCCTCAGGTCATCTTGGACTGCGTGGCTGAGATTGAGCGGAGGGGTCTTCATGAG AGAGGCCTGTATCGGGTTCCTGGGGGAGAGCGTCCAGTGAGAAATCTCAGAGATCGGATCCTTCAGGGGAAGCCTTCTCTGATGCTCAGTAAAGTTCAGGACATCCATGTAGTCTGTGGGGTCCTGAAGGACTTCCTGAGGAGGCTGAGGGAACCCCTAGTCACTTTCAGGCTACACAGGATCTTCATGGAGGCTTCAG AGCTGGATGAGGACAATGGTTCTGCTGTCCTGTACCGGGCCGTATCCGAGCTGCCGAAGGCCAATAGAGACACCCTGGCTTTCCTCATGATTCACCTCCATAA GGTGATGAGGAGTCCGCAGTGCCAGATGGACCAGAACAACTTGGCCAGAGTGTTTGGACCGACCATAGTGGGTCACAGCATCGCTGAGCCGTCTCCAACAACCATCATGAAAGACACTACCATTCAGCCAAAG GTTGTCTACTGCCTGTTGTCCATTCCTGAAAACTACTGGAGACAAGTCCTCACCGTGGGAACGGACCAGAACCCGTCTCCATCCTCCTCTA GTCGATTGTTCCAGCCATTGACGTCTCCAGAGCTAAAGAGCATCTACAGAATGACCAGCCCAGGTTCTGTGCGAGAAACAATCGGAAACCCGGGGAACAACTTCAGCACCAC AGATGGAGTGGAGCCTGGAAGGAAGTTCTTCACTTCACCCTATTGA